The following coding sequences are from one Streptococcus sp. NPS 308 window:
- the rpoD gene encoding RNA polymerase sigma factor RpoD — translation MATKQKEVTTFDVQVADFIRNHKKTGTATDDEINSSLVIPFTLDADGIEDLLQRIQDAGISITDNEGNPSARVLSTEEEPELSDEDLIGSTSAKVNDPVRMYLKEIGVVPLLTNEEEKELALAVEAGDIEAKQRLAEANLRLVVSIAKRYVGRGMQFLDLIQEGNMGLMKAVDKFDYSKGFKFSTYATWWIRQAITRAIADQARTIRIPVHMVETINKLVREQRNLLQELGQDPTPEQIAERMDMTPDKVREILKIAQEPVSLETPIGEEDDSHLGDFIEDEVIENPVDYTTRIVLREQLDEVLDTLTDREENVLRLRFGLDDGKMRTLEDVGKVFNVTRERIRQIEAKALRKLRQPSRSKPLRDFIED, via the coding sequence ATGGCAACAAAACAAAAAGAAGTAACTACATTTGATGTGCAAGTAGCAGACTTTATCCGTAACCACAAAAAAACAGGAACAGCAACAGACGATGAAATCAACTCAAGTCTAGTTATTCCTTTTACTTTAGATGCAGATGGTATTGAAGACCTTTTGCAACGGATTCAGGATGCTGGAATTTCTATCACGGATAACGAAGGGAATCCAAGTGCACGTGTCCTTAGTACAGAAGAAGAGCCAGAACTCAGTGATGAGGACTTGATTGGCTCAACCTCTGCTAAGGTGAATGACCCTGTCCGTATGTATTTGAAGGAAATTGGGGTTGTTCCTCTCTTGACCAACGAAGAAGAAAAAGAATTGGCCTTAGCAGTTGAGGCTGGTGATATCGAAGCCAAACAACGTCTTGCCGAAGCCAACCTTCGTTTGGTGGTTTCGATCGCTAAGCGCTACGTAGGGCGTGGCATGCAGTTTCTTGACTTGATTCAAGAAGGAAACATGGGCTTGATGAAGGCCGTTGACAAGTTTGACTATTCAAAAGGTTTTAAGTTTTCTACTTATGCAACTTGGTGGATTCGTCAGGCGATTACCCGTGCCATCGCTGACCAGGCTCGTACCATTCGTATCCCTGTCCACATGGTTGAAACCATTAATAAGCTTGTCCGAGAACAGCGTAATCTCCTTCAAGAATTGGGTCAAGATCCAACTCCTGAACAAATCGCTGAACGTATGGATATGACACCTGACAAGGTGCGTGAAATCTTGAAAATCGCCCAAGAGCCAGTGTCACTTGAAACACCGATTGGTGAAGAGGACGATAGCCATCTTGGGGACTTTATCGAAGACGAAGTGATTGAAAATCCAGTAGACTACACAACTCGTATCGTTTTGCGTGAGCAGTTGGATGAAGTCTTGGATACTCTCACAGACCGTGAAGAAAACGTTCTGCGCCTTCGTTTCGGTTTGGACGATGGGAAAATGCGTACCCTTGAAGATGTTGGTAAAGTCTTTAACGTAACTCGTGAACGTATCCGTCAGATCGAGGCCAAGGCTTTGAGAAAACTACGTCAACCAAGTCGCAGCAAACCGCTTCGTGATTTTATTGAAGATTAA
- the dnaG gene encoding DNA primase, whose product MVDKQVIEEIKNNANIVEIIGDVISLQKAGRNYLGLCPFHGEKTPSFNVVEDKQFYHCFGCGRSGDVFKFIEEYQGVSFMEAVQLLGERVGIQLAMPIQSRPQQLSPHQALYDMHEEAARFYHAILMTTKMGEEARAYLYKRGLTEDVLKHFQIGLAPAERNYLYQRLSGKFEEKDLLDSGLFYLSDSNQFYDTFFGRIIFPLTNDKGQVIAFSGRIWQETDNQTAKYKNSRSTAIFNKSYELYHLDKAKKATGKVAELYLMEGFMDVIAAYRAGIENAVASMGTALSKEHVDHLKRFTKKIVLSYDGDKAGQAATAKALEELKDFSVEVVRVPDTMDPDEYLQKNSAEDLAYLLTKTRISPIEFYIHQLKPVNSDNLQAQIEFIEKIAPLIAKEKSITAQNSYIHILADNLPSFDYQQVEQIVNESRIVQRQERVKEHPTPVAISLPVTRQLTAVMRAEAHLLYRMAENPVVLNDYRLRGDFFFDTPEFQILYELLSVEGEIGSEELSHQTPEVENAWYHVLGLDLPAEMSPQELSEVEATRNRALLSKDNLRIKKKVQEASHLGDTDTALEELQRLISQKRRME is encoded by the coding sequence ATGGTTGACAAACAAGTCATTGAAGAAATCAAAAACAATGCCAACATTGTGGAAATCATAGGTGACGTGATTTCTTTACAAAAGGCTGGACGGAACTATTTAGGGCTCTGTCCTTTTCATGGTGAAAAGACCCCCTCTTTCAACGTTGTTGAAGACAAGCAATTTTACCATTGTTTCGGTTGTGGGCGCTCAGGAGATGTTTTTAAGTTCATCGAAGAATACCAAGGTGTATCCTTTATGGAAGCCGTTCAGCTCTTAGGTGAGCGTGTCGGTATTCAACTAGCTATGCCTATCCAGTCTCGTCCTCAACAGCTTTCTCCTCATCAAGCTCTATATGATATGCATGAAGAAGCAGCACGCTTTTACCATGCAATCCTCATGACGACTAAGATGGGAGAAGAAGCAAGGGCTTATCTCTACAAACGTGGATTGACGGAAGATGTCCTGAAGCACTTCCAAATTGGACTAGCTCCAGCCGAGAGAAACTATCTCTACCAACGTTTATCTGGCAAGTTTGAGGAAAAGGATTTATTGGATTCGGGCTTGTTTTATCTGTCAGATAGTAATCAATTTTATGATACTTTTTTTGGTCGGATCATCTTTCCTTTGACCAATGACAAGGGGCAGGTTATTGCATTTTCAGGTCGTATCTGGCAAGAAACGGATAATCAGACTGCCAAGTATAAAAATAGTCGCTCGACTGCAATTTTTAACAAGAGTTACGAATTGTATCATTTGGACAAGGCTAAAAAAGCAACTGGAAAGGTAGCAGAACTCTACTTGATGGAAGGTTTCATGGATGTTATCGCGGCCTACCGTGCTGGTATAGAAAATGCTGTGGCTTCCATGGGGACAGCGCTGAGCAAGGAGCATGTTGATCACCTTAAACGCTTCACCAAAAAGATAGTTCTCAGCTATGATGGTGACAAGGCAGGACAGGCAGCGACAGCCAAAGCTCTGGAAGAATTAAAAGATTTCTCAGTGGAAGTTGTTCGAGTACCTGATACCATGGACCCAGATGAGTATTTGCAAAAGAATTCTGCTGAAGACCTGGCTTACCTCTTAACTAAGACTCGGATTAGTCCTATAGAGTTCTATATTCACCAACTCAAACCTGTGAATAGTGACAACTTGCAGGCGCAAATTGAGTTCATTGAAAAGATTGCGCCCTTAATCGCCAAAGAAAAGTCTATCACTGCCCAGAATTCTTACATCCACATTCTGGCGGATAACCTACCTTCCTTTGATTACCAGCAAGTAGAACAGATTGTAAATGAAAGTCGGATTGTTCAAAGGCAGGAGAGAGTCAAGGAGCATCCTACGCCAGTAGCGATTAGTTTGCCTGTGACGCGGCAACTGACAGCAGTTATGAGAGCAGAGGCTCATCTCCTTTATAGGATGGCTGAGAATCCAGTTGTGTTAAATGACTATCGATTAAGAGGAGATTTTTTCTTTGATACCCCAGAATTTCAGATTCTTTACGAATTATTAAGTGTAGAGGGAGAAATCGGATCAGAGGAACTGTCTCATCAGACTCCTGAGGTTGAAAATGCCTGGTACCATGTTCTTGGTCTAGATTTGCCAGCTGAGATGTCGCCTCAAGAACTTTCTGAAGTCGAAGCGACTCGTAACCGTGCCCTCCTCAGCAAGGACAATTTAAGGATTAAAAAGAAAGTGCAGGAAGCTAGTCATCTAGGAGATACAGACACAGCCTTGGAAGAATTGCAACGATTGATTTCCCAAAAGAGAAGAATGGAGTAA
- a CDS encoding ABC transporter ATP-binding protein: MTAIVELKNATKVITNGFDEEKIILNDVSLEIFEHDFITILGGNGAGKSTLFNTIAGTLPLTSGSIRIMGEDVTHFSPEKRAKYLSRVFQDPKMGTAPRMTVAENLLIAKFRGEKRGLLPRRLSSHREEFQATIEKVGNGLEKHLDTPIEFLSGGQRQALSLLMATLKRPELLLLDEHTAALDPKTSVALMALTDEFVTKDKLTALMITHHMEDALKYGNRLIVMKEGRIIQDLNKEEKAKMKISDYYQLFE, from the coding sequence ATGACAGCAATTGTAGAATTAAAAAATGCTACCAAAGTCATTACGAATGGCTTTGACGAGGAAAAAATCATTCTAAATGATGTTTCTCTTGAGATTTTTGAACATGATTTCATTACAATACTAGGTGGAAACGGAGCAGGAAAGTCAACGCTTTTTAACACTATTGCAGGTACCCTACCTTTAACAAGTGGAAGTATCCGTATCATGGGCGAGGATGTGACGCATTTTTCACCAGAAAAGCGAGCTAAGTACTTGTCTCGTGTCTTTCAGGATCCTAAAATGGGTACGGCTCCTCGTATGACCGTTGCAGAAAACCTTTTGATTGCCAAGTTTCGTGGTGAGAAGAGAGGGCTCCTGCCTAGAAGACTATCAAGTCATAGAGAAGAGTTTCAGGCTACCATTGAAAAAGTGGGAAATGGCCTTGAAAAACATCTCGACACTCCGATTGAATTTCTATCAGGTGGTCAACGTCAGGCCTTGAGTCTCTTGATGGCAACCTTGAAACGACCAGAGTTGCTCTTGTTGGATGAACACACAGCAGCACTTGACCCCAAGACCAGCGTGGCTTTAATGGCATTAACGGATGAATTTGTCACAAAAGATAAGCTGACTGCCCTCATGATTACCCACCATATGGAAGATGCACTGAAGTATGGAAATCGTCTGATTGTCATGAAAGAAGGTCGTATCATCCAAGATTTGAACAAAGAAGAAAAAGCAAAAATGAAGATTTCAGACTACTATCAATTATTTGAGTAA
- a CDS encoding ABC transporter permease, which yields MIVSIISQGMVWAILGLGIFMTFRILNFPDMTTEGSFPLGGAVAVTLITQGVNPFLATLAAVGAGCLAGMATGLLYTKGKIPTLLSGILVMTSCHSIMLMIMGRANLGLLGTKQIQDVLPFDSDLNQLLTGFIFVAFVIGLMLFFLDTKLGQAYIATGDNPDMARSFGINTGRMELMGLVLSNGIIALAGALIAQQEGYADVSRGIGVIVVGLASLIIGEVLFKSLTLAERLMTIVVGSIAYQFLVWGVIALGFNTSYLRLYSALILAACLMIPTFKSKYLKGVKFSK from the coding sequence ATGATAGTATCCATTATTTCTCAGGGAATGGTCTGGGCGATTCTAGGTTTGGGAATCTTTATGACTTTTCGAATTTTGAATTTCCCGGATATGACGACTGAGGGCTCTTTCCCACTAGGGGGAGCAGTAGCTGTAACCTTGATAACACAAGGCGTCAATCCATTTTTAGCGACCTTGGCTGCAGTAGGAGCGGGCTGCCTAGCTGGTATGGCAACAGGTCTCTTATACACCAAAGGTAAAATACCAACTCTCTTATCAGGGATTTTGGTCATGACTTCTTGCCATTCCATCATGCTCATGATTATGGGACGTGCCAATCTGGGTCTTCTTGGAACCAAGCAAATTCAGGATGTCTTGCCTTTCGATTCAGACCTCAATCAACTCCTGACTGGCTTTATCTTTGTTGCCTTTGTTATTGGTCTCATGCTCTTTTTCCTAGATACCAAACTAGGTCAGGCCTACATCGCTACAGGAGATAATCCCGATATGGCTCGTAGCTTTGGTATCAATACAGGACGTATGGAACTCATGGGTTTGGTTCTTTCAAATGGGATTATCGCGCTTGCAGGGGCCTTAATTGCTCAACAAGAAGGATATGCAGATGTTTCTCGAGGAATTGGAGTGATTGTCGTAGGGCTTGCTAGCTTGATTATTGGTGAAGTATTGTTCAAGAGTTTGACCCTGGCAGAGCGACTCATGACCATCGTTGTAGGGTCTATTGCTTATCAGTTCCTCGTATGGGGAGTGATTGCTCTTGGATTTAACACGAGCTATTTACGACTATATAGCGCCTTGATTTTGGCAGCTTGCCTTATGATTCCAACCTTCAAAAGCAAATACCTGAAAGGAGTCAAGTTTAGCAAATGA
- the trpX gene encoding tryptophan ABC transporter substrate-binding protein produces MKNKRLIGIIAGLAVLVVASLIYSSMNKPAAKEEQKVAKVGVLQFVSHPSLDLIYQGIQDGLAEEGYKDDQVKIDFMNSEGDQSKVATMSKQLVANGNDVVVGIATPAAQGLASATKDLPVIMAAITDPIGANLVKDLKKPGGNITGVSDHNPAEQQVELIKTLTPNVKTIGALYSSSEDNSKSQVEEFKAYAEKAGLKVETFAVPSTNEIASTVNVMTSKVDAIWVPIDNTIASAFPTVVSSNQTAKKPIYPSATAMVEAGGLASVVVDQHDLGVATGKMIAKVLKGEKPADTPVNVFSTGKSVINKKLAQELGITIPESVLKEAGQVIE; encoded by the coding sequence ATGAAAAATAAACGTTTGATTGGAATTATCGCTGGATTAGCAGTATTGGTAGTGGCTAGCTTGATTTATTCATCAATGAACAAGCCAGCAGCTAAAGAAGAGCAAAAGGTCGCTAAGGTTGGTGTCCTTCAATTTGTTAGTCATCCATCCTTGGACTTGATTTATCAAGGAATTCAAGATGGACTTGCTGAAGAAGGCTATAAGGACGACCAAGTAAAAATCGACTTTATGAACTCTGAAGGAGATCAGAGCAAGGTTGCAACCATGAGTAAACAATTGGTAGCAAATGGAAATGACGTTGTTGTTGGGATTGCAACACCAGCTGCTCAAGGACTTGCTAGTGCTACAAAAGACCTACCTGTTATCATGGCTGCTATTACAGACCCAATCGGTGCTAACTTGGTCAAAGATTTGAAAAAACCAGGTGGCAACATCACAGGGGTGTCAGATCATAACCCAGCTGAACAGCAAGTGGAATTGATTAAAACTTTGACACCAAATGTCAAAACAATCGGAGCTCTCTACTCAAGTAGCGAAGATAACTCAAAATCACAAGTTGAGGAATTCAAGGCTTATGCTGAAAAAGCAGGTTTGAAAGTCGAAACCTTTGCCGTTCCTTCCACTAACGAAATTGCTTCAACTGTTAATGTTATGACCAGCAAGGTCGACGCAATCTGGGTTCCAATTGACAACACCATTGCATCAGCCTTCCCAACAGTTGTATCAAGCAACCAAACAGCTAAAAAACCGATCTACCCAAGTGCTACTGCCATGGTAGAAGCAGGTGGATTAGCATCTGTAGTAGTTGACCAACACGATCTTGGAGTGGCTACTGGTAAGATGATTGCTAAAGTTTTGAAAGGTGAAAAACCAGCTGATACGCCAGTTAATGTCTTCTCAACTGGTAAGTCGGTTATCAATAAAAAACTAGCGCAAGAACTTGGTATCACAATCCCTGAGTCTGTTCTAAAAGAAGCAGGACAAGTGATTGAATAA
- the ppc gene encoding phosphoenolpyruvate carboxylase, protein MSLQKLENYSNKAVVQEEVLILTELLEDITKNMLAPETFEKIIQLKELSTSENYQGLNDLVTSLSNEEMIYISRYFSILPLLINISEDVDLAYEINHQNNVDQDYLGKLSTTIKMVAEKENAATILEQLNVVPVLTAHPTQVQRKSMLDLTNHIHNLLRKYRDVKLGLINKEKWHTDLRRYIEIIMQTDMIREKKLKVTNEITNVMEYYQSSFLNAVPRLTAEYKKLAKEQGIELEHPKPITMGMWIGGDRDGNPFVTAETLNKSALTQCEVIMNYYDEKIYNLYREFSLSTSIVNVSDKVREMALKSQDNSIYREKELYRRALFDIQAKMQATKAYLIEDKELQPRYATADEFYQDLLAIRDSLLENKGEYLISGEFVELMQAVEIFGFYLASIDMRQDSSVHEACVAELLESAGINDHYSDLSEDEKCALLLKELEEDPRILSATHAEKSELLEKELSIFKAARKLKDKLGENVIRQTIISHATSVSDMLELAIMLKEVGLVDAQKARVQIVPLFETIEDLDHSEETMRRYFSLPLAKKWIASKDNYQEIMLGYSDSNKDGGYLSSCWTLYKAQQQLTAIGDEFGVKVTFFHGRGGTVGRGGGPTYEAITSQPLKSIKDRIRLTEQGEVIGNKYGNKDAAYYNLEMLVSAAINRMITKKKSDTNTSNRYEAIMDQVVDRSYDIYRDLVFGNEHFYDYFFESSPIKAISSFNIGSRPAARKTITEIGGLRAIPWVFSWSQSRVMFPGWYGVGSSFKEFIDQDPKNIEFLRDMYQNWPFFQSLLSNVDMVLSKSNMNIAFEYAKLCEDEEVQAIYYTILDEWQLTKDVILAIEGYDELLAENSYLKDSLNYRMPYFNILNYIQLELIKRQRRGELSADEERLIHTTINGIATGLRNSG, encoded by the coding sequence ATGTCTCTTCAAAAATTAGAAAACTATAGTAATAAAGCAGTCGTCCAAGAAGAAGTCTTGATTCTGACTGAGCTATTAGAAGATATCACAAAAAATATGCTAGCGCCAGAAACCTTTGAAAAGATTATCCAGTTGAAGGAATTATCAACTAGCGAGAATTATCAAGGGCTCAATGACCTAGTGACCAGTCTTTCGAATGAAGAAATGATTTACATTTCACGCTATTTCTCAATCCTTCCACTCTTGATCAATATCTCTGAGGATGTGGATTTGGCTTATGAGATCAATCACCAAAACAATGTGGACCAAGACTATCTAGGGAAACTATCTACAACCATTAAAATGGTGGCTGAAAAAGAAAATGCAGCTACAATTTTGGAACAGCTGAATGTTGTGCCTGTTCTGACTGCCCATCCGACGCAGGTCCAACGTAAGAGTATGTTGGATTTGACCAATCACATCCATAATCTTTTGCGTAAGTACCGTGATGTCAAACTAGGCTTGATTAACAAAGAAAAATGGCACACGGATCTCCGTCGTTATATTGAGATTATTATGCAGACGGACATGATTCGCGAGAAGAAATTGAAAGTAACCAACGAAATCACCAACGTGATGGAGTACTATCAAAGTTCATTCTTGAATGCTGTTCCCCGTTTGACGGCTGAGTATAAAAAATTGGCCAAAGAACAAGGTATCGAGCTTGAGCATCCAAAACCGATTACCATGGGGATGTGGATCGGAGGAGACCGTGATGGAAATCCTTTCGTAACTGCTGAAACCCTCAATAAATCTGCCTTGACCCAGTGTGAAGTCATTATGAATTACTACGATGAGAAGATTTATAACCTCTATCGTGAATTCTCACTCTCAACCAGTATTGTGAATGTCAGCGACAAGGTTCGTGAGATGGCTCTTAAGTCACAGGATAACTCGATTTATCGCGAAAAAGAACTCTATCGTCGTGCTCTTTTTGATATCCAAGCTAAGATGCAGGCAACCAAGGCTTATCTCATTGAAGACAAGGAACTTCAGCCTAGATATGCCACTGCAGATGAATTTTATCAAGATTTGTTGGCCATTCGCGATTCTCTCCTTGAAAACAAAGGGGAATACCTGATTTCAGGAGAATTTGTCGAGTTGATGCAAGCTGTCGAAATTTTTGGTTTCTACCTTGCTTCTATTGATATGCGCCAAGATTCTAGTGTTCATGAAGCCTGTGTAGCAGAATTGCTTGAATCTGCTGGTATCAATGATCACTATAGCGACCTTTCTGAAGACGAAAAATGCGCCCTTCTCTTAAAAGAGTTGGAAGAAGACCCTCGTATCCTCTCAGCCACTCATGCTGAAAAGTCAGAACTTCTTGAAAAGGAACTGTCTATCTTTAAAGCTGCCCGCAAGTTGAAGGATAAACTGGGTGAAAATGTCATTCGTCAAACCATTATCTCACATGCAACAAGTGTATCCGATATGCTAGAGCTAGCAATTATGCTCAAGGAAGTCGGCTTGGTTGATGCCCAAAAAGCACGAGTTCAGATTGTTCCCCTGTTTGAAACTATCGAGGACTTAGACCATTCGGAAGAAACCATGAGAAGATATTTCTCTCTTCCTTTGGCTAAAAAATGGATTGCTTCAAAAGATAACTATCAGGAAATCATGCTTGGTTACTCTGATAGTAACAAAGATGGTGGTTACCTGTCATCGTGTTGGACCCTGTACAAGGCGCAACAACAACTGACTGCTATCGGTGATGAATTTGGCGTTAAAGTCACTTTCTTTCACGGTCGTGGTGGGACTGTCGGTCGTGGTGGTGGTCCAACATATGAAGCCATTACATCTCAACCGCTCAAGTCTATAAAGGACCGTATCCGTCTGACTGAGCAAGGAGAAGTGATTGGAAACAAATACGGTAACAAAGACGCTGCTTATTACAACCTTGAGATGTTGGTTTCTGCAGCCATTAACCGTATGATTACCAAGAAGAAGAGTGATACCAACACATCAAACCGTTACGAAGCTATTATGGATCAAGTAGTGGATCGCAGCTACGATATCTACCGTGATTTGGTCTTTGGAAATGAACATTTCTATGACTATTTCTTTGAGTCCAGTCCGATTAAGGCTATTTCAAGCTTTAATATCGGTTCTCGCCCAGCCGCTCGTAAGACCATCACTGAAATTGGCGGTTTGCGTGCCATTCCTTGGGTCTTCTCATGGTCACAAAGTCGTGTCATGTTCCCTGGATGGTATGGTGTGGGATCAAGCTTTAAAGAGTTTATAGATCAAGATCCAAAGAATATCGAGTTCCTTCGTGATATGTACCAGAACTGGCCTTTCTTCCAATCTCTTCTTTCCAATGTGGACATGGTCTTATCTAAGTCTAACATGAACATTGCTTTTGAATATGCTAAGCTCTGTGAAGACGAAGAAGTGCAAGCTATCTACTACACTATTTTAGATGAATGGCAATTGACCAAGGATGTTATTTTAGCTATTGAAGGTTATGACGAACTCTTGGCAGAAAACTCTTACCTAAAAGACAGTCTAAACTATCGTATGCCTTACTTTAATATCCTCAACTATATCCAGTTGGAGTTGATTAAACGTCAACGTCGTGGTGAATTGTCAGCAGACGAAGAAAGATTGATTCATACAACCATTAACGGAATTGCAACCGGTTTGCGTAATTCAGGTTGA
- the ftsW gene encoding cell division peptidoglycan polymerase FtsW, which yields MKISKRHLLNYSILIPYFLLSILGLIVVYSTTSATLIEEGKSAFQLVRNQGIFWIASLILIALIYKLKLGFLRNGRLIFIVMIVEMILLALARLVGTPVNGAYGWISVGPVTIQPAEYLKIIIIWYLAHRFSKQQDEIAVYDFQVLTQNQWLPRAFNDWRFVLLVLIGSLGIFPDLGNATILVLVALIMYTVSGIAYRWFSTILALLAGSSMLVLSVIRFVGVEKFSKIPLFGYVAKRFSAFFNPFNDLAGAGHQLANSYYAMVNGGWFGLGLGNSIEKRGYLPEAHTDFVFSIVIEEFGFVGASMILALLFFLILRIILVGIRAKDPFNSMVAIGVGGMILVQVFVNIGGISGLIPSTGVTFPFLSQGGNSLLVLSVAIALVLNIDASEKRAKLIREYENQTDESL from the coding sequence ATGAAAATTAGTAAAAGGCACCTACTAAACTATTCCATTTTGATTCCTTACTTCCTTTTATCGATTTTGGGGCTGATTGTGGTATACTCGACAACGAGTGCAACCTTGATCGAAGAAGGGAAAAGTGCCTTTCAATTGGTACGAAACCAGGGGATCTTCTGGATAGCTAGTTTGATTCTGATTGCCTTAATCTATAAATTAAAATTAGGTTTCCTAAGAAACGGGCGTCTCATCTTTATCGTAATGATTGTGGAGATGATTCTTTTAGCTCTGGCGCGACTGGTCGGAACACCTGTCAATGGAGCATACGGATGGATTTCTGTAGGACCTGTAACGATTCAGCCTGCGGAGTACCTTAAGATTATCATCATCTGGTACCTGGCACATCGATTTTCAAAACAACAAGATGAGATTGCAGTTTATGACTTCCAGGTTTTGACACAGAATCAGTGGCTACCTCGAGCTTTTAATGACTGGCGTTTTGTTCTGCTGGTTCTGATTGGTAGCTTGGGGATTTTCCCAGACTTGGGAAATGCGACCATCTTGGTCCTGGTGGCGCTCATCATGTATACCGTAAGTGGGATCGCTTATCGTTGGTTTTCGACCATTCTGGCTCTCTTGGCAGGGAGTTCAATGTTAGTCTTGTCTGTCATTCGCTTTGTTGGGGTTGAAAAGTTTTCTAAAATCCCACTATTTGGGTACGTTGCTAAACGTTTTAGTGCCTTCTTTAATCCCTTTAATGACCTAGCAGGTGCAGGACACCAGCTCGCAAATTCCTACTATGCCATGGTAAATGGAGGCTGGTTCGGACTGGGACTGGGAAATTCTATCGAGAAGCGTGGTTATCTGCCAGAAGCCCATACGGATTTTGTCTTTTCGATTGTCATCGAAGAGTTTGGATTCGTAGGAGCCAGTATGATTTTGGCTTTACTCTTCTTCTTGATTTTGCGAATCATCTTGGTTGGTATTCGAGCAAAGGATCCCTTTAACTCCATGGTTGCTATTGGTGTCGGAGGGATGATCCTTGTTCAGGTCTTTGTCAATATCGGTGGGATTTCAGGGTTGATTCCTTCTACAGGGGTAACCTTCCCCTTCCTTTCACAAGGTGGGAACAGTCTACTGGTATTATCCGTAGCCATCGCGCTTGTACTGAACATTGATGCCAGCGAAAAACGTGCCAAGCTTATCAGAGAATACGAGAATCAAACCGATGAAAGTCTGTAA
- the prsA gene encoding peptidylprolyl isomerase PrsA has protein sequence MKKKLMAGAITLLSVATLAACSNSSEGKDLISMKGDVITEQQFFEEVKNNPTAQQVLLNMTIQKVFEQQYGSEVTDKDVDDAVAEEQKKYGDSYNSVLQRAGMTPETRKAQIRTSKLVELAVKKAAESELTDEAYQKAFESYTPDVTAQIIRMDNEDKAKEVLEKAKAEGADFAQLAKDNSNDNKTKENGGEITFDSASTELPEQVKKAAFALDVNGISDVITATGTQAYSSQFYIIKVTKKTEKSSNIEDYKEKLKTIILTQKQNDSAFVQGVIGKELQAANIKVKDQAFQNIFTQYIGGGDSSSSSSSSSN, from the coding sequence ATGAAGAAAAAACTTATGGCAGGAGCCATCACACTTTTATCAGTAGCAACACTTGCAGCTTGTTCAAACAGTTCTGAAGGAAAAGATTTGATCAGCATGAAGGGTGATGTGATTACAGAACAACAATTCTTTGAAGAAGTAAAGAATAATCCAACTGCGCAACAAGTCTTGCTCAATATGACCATCCAAAAAGTATTTGAACAACAATATGGATCAGAGGTAACGGATAAAGATGTGGATGACGCCGTTGCTGAAGAACAAAAGAAATACGGTGATAGCTATAACAGCGTGCTTCAACGTGCAGGTATGACTCCTGAAACTCGTAAAGCACAAATTCGTACAAGCAAATTGGTTGAATTGGCTGTTAAGAAGGCCGCTGAGAGCGAATTGACAGACGAAGCCTACCAAAAGGCTTTTGAGTCTTATACACCAGATGTAACAGCTCAAATCATTCGTATGGACAATGAAGACAAGGCAAAAGAAGTGCTTGAAAAAGCCAAAGCAGAAGGTGCGGATTTTGCTCAATTAGCAAAAGACAACTCTAACGACAACAAAACAAAAGAAAATGGTGGCGAAATCACTTTTGACTCTGCTTCTACAGAGCTTCCAGAACAAGTCAAGAAAGCAGCCTTTGCCTTGGATGTGAACGGGATTTCTGATGTGATTACAGCTACTGGAACACAAGCCTACAGCAGTCAGTTCTACATCATCAAAGTAACGAAGAAAACAGAAAAATCTTCTAATATAGAGGATTACAAAGAAAAATTGAAGACCATCATCTTGACTCAGAAACAAAATGATTCAGCCTTTGTTCAAGGAGTAATTGGTAAAGAATTGCAAGCAGCAAACATCAAGGTTAAAGATCAAGCCTTCCAAAACATCTTCACCCAATATATCGGTGGTGGTGACTCAAGCTCAAGCAGCAGCTCTTCATCTAACTAA